From the Gouania willdenowi chromosome 19, fGouWil2.1, whole genome shotgun sequence genome, one window contains:
- the LOC114481296 gene encoding LOW QUALITY PROTEIN: NLR family CARD domain-containing protein 3-like (The sequence of the model RefSeq protein was modified relative to this genomic sequence to represent the inferred CDS: inserted 3 bases in 2 codons; deleted 1 base in 1 codon), whose protein sequence is MERKAHYDSILDRSKRITWQGDCYRDLQSKYQAGSSQAEAEDLGWVQKHQNQLQRFITAPFLKELLIYLRKENVLSLMEESRIKEAGHLQDQVEMLSTILISKDNQGFDPLQTFIESSDSHIAQLIMNHDTMIKEHKEVLLRTHEQYRGRDSLSGPKHHIPSRALHLLEGLSDLQQKENDLMQVGINHGGRRIHQRQLCLERQFEPLTRVSLPPRLSLTVGVAGIGKTTCVRHFIRQWSQGVFCKDVSFILPFSFSELNSLEKLSAESLVKMAFPHLKDPSLILSSSCKTMLIFDGLDEFQSPLNFANVTPCSDPKKEVSIEDLIMNIIQGNLLPDTAVWVTSRPGAASCIPGGLIDRVTEIPEFSHQDIQNLLRHHFLEMDFDRKIWAHLKSHKALMVMCYIPCICWIVADTLLYIMQNGKQESLPRTCTELLAHFCSMQAEVIEPRGREPIKVEQLNGSNRKLLGNLGRMAFYGLLKHKYIFSEQDLRAYGIDTLLAQCSFAAGILLREESAMHISYRFIHLTLQEFLAATYYYVSSKRAIFDLFSESTVSWPKFGFQNHFKNAIQRSQDANNGHLDVFVRFLTGLLCPMALXPLTGLLALGRDDGSQKAWAAEYLQGLLVSGGTVVSMRKTNLAYCLQELQHTELLRSVEEDLRLGSLAGKLTWPNCIVLGYLLHVSPECNEQTNLAACLNFLTVKCLLPQLLYCIHLRLENNYFKDDVMELLGSLLTAKDCRIQKMSLADNLISNKGAKALSRALLVNRTLTSLNLRNNNIGSKGAKLIAEALKMNQTLISINFQNNTIEEEGAQALAEVLQCNRKLVSLNIRKNKIGADGAEKIAKALWTNRTLTKLVLCSNQVGDKGTTALAEALTHNHTLLSLQLQSNSISNKGMTALTKALRLNRGLMSLNLKENSIGVEGAKNMAQALHENSTLKDLDLTANLLHDEGVQAIAGSIKLNQSLVSLHLQWNFIKSMATKALAHALLFNNTITLLDLQENAIGDEGVISLAEALKTNTSLCTLCLQGVSAGTNGVIAMAGALTVNKFLQILDLRGNXYRKGRAKALANALKINRNLKSLNLQENSLGMDGAIFIATAMKENNHLQYINLQGNSIGKSGAKVISDAIRVSAPACVVDI, encoded by the exons ATGGAGAGAAAGGCTCACTACGATTCAATACTGGACCGAAGCAAACGAATTACATGGCAGGGTGACTGTTACAGGGATCTACAGTCCAAGTACCAGGCAGGCTCATCACAAGCTGAAGCAGAAG ATCTTGGCTGGGTGCAAAAACATCAGAACCAGCTGCAAAGATTTATCACAGCCCCTTTTCTGAAAGAGCTACTGATTTACCTGAGGAAGGAAAATGTGCTCAGTTTAATGGAGGAATCCAGGATAAAGGAGGCAGGGCATCTGCAAGACCAGGTTGAAATGCTCTCAACTATTCTTATTAGCAAAGATAATCAAGGCTTTGATCCCCTTCAGACGTTCATCGAAAGCTCAGATTCCCACATCGCCCAACTAATCATGAACCATG ATACAATGATAAAGGAGCACAAAGAGGTGCTTTTACGGACACATGAGCAGTACAGAGGCAGAGATTCACTAAGCGGCCCCAAACACCACATCCCCTCAAGAGCTTTACACCTGCTTGAAGGACTTTCTGACCTCCAGCAGAAGGAGAATGACTTAATGCAAGTGGGAATAAACCATGGGGGAAGAAGAATTCACCAAAGGCAGCTCTGCCTTGAAAGGCAGTTTGAGCCCCTGACACGGGTCAGTTTGCCTCCCAGGCTCTCCCTCACAGTTGGAGTCGCTGGTATCGGCAAGACAACCTGTGTGAGACAtttcatcagacagtggagtcAAGGGGTATTTTGTAAAGATGTAAGCTTTATTTTACCTTTCAGCTTCTCTGAGCTTAACTCACTGGAAAAACTTTCTGCTGAGAGTCTGGTGAAAATGGCGTTTCCCCATTTAAAAGACCCTAGTCTAATCCTAAGTAGTTCATGTAAAACAATGCTTATATTTGATGGGTTGGATGAATTTCAAAGCCCTTTGAATTTTGCCAATGTGACTCCCTGCAGTGACCCAAAGAAAGAAGTGTCCATTGAAGATTTAATCATGAACATAATCCAAGGTAATTTGCTCCCAGACACAGCTGTGTGGGTGACCTCCAGGCCAGGAGCCGCATCTTGCATCCCTGGTGGGCTCATTGACAGGGTAACAGAAATTCCAGAATTCAGCCATCAGGACATTCAAAACCTTCTGCGCCATCACTTTTTAGAGATGgattttgacagaaaaatatgggCACACCTAAAATCTCATAAGGCTTTGATGGTGATGTGCTACATACCGTGCATTTGCTGGATAGTCGCTGATACTTTGTTGTACATTATGCAGAATGGGAAACAGGAGAGTCTCCCCAGAACTTGCACTGAGCTGTTGGCTCATTTTTGCTCCATGCAAGCAGAAGTGATTGAACCAAGAGGCAGGGAACCCATTAAAGTGGAGCAGCTGAATGGAAGTAATCGTAAACTGCTGGGGAATCTTGGACGGATGGCCTTTTACGGACTACTCAAACACAAGTACATTTTCAGTGAGCAGGACCTCAGGGCCTATGGAATAGACACACTGTTAGCTCAATGCAGTTTTGCCGCTGGAATACTTCTTCGTGAGGAATCGGCCATGCACATCTCATACCGATTTATACACCTGACTCTGCAGGAGTTTCTTGCGGCTACATACTATTACGTTTCCTCAAAGCGAGCAATCTTTGACTTGTTCTCGGAGAGCACCGTGTCCTGGCCCAAGTTTGGTTTCCAGAACCACTTCAAAAATGCCATTCAACGTTCTCAAGATGCCAACAATGGTCACCTGGATGTTTTTGTACGATTCTTGACTGGCTTGCTGTGCCCGATGGCCC AACCTCTGACGGGGCTTCTGGCTCTGGGAAGAGATGATGGCAGTCAG AAAGCATGGGCAGCAGAGTATTTACAAGGTCTCCTGGTCAGTGGGGGAACTGTGGTGTCCATGCGTAAAACAAACCTGGCTTATTGTCTGCAAGAGCTTCAACACACAGAGTTGTTGCGGAGTGTAGAGGAGGATTTACGGCTGGGCAGCCTTGCAGGAAAGTTAACTTGGCCTAATTGCATCGTGTTAGGTTACCTGCTCCATGTGTCGCCAGAATGCAACGAACAGACCAATTTGGCAGCGTGTCTGAACTTCTTAACTGTGAAATGTTTGCTACCACAACTGCTGTACTGCATTCATCTCAG GTTAGAGAATAATTACTTCAAAGACGATGTTATGGAGTTGCTGGGAAGCCTTTTGACTGCCAAAGACTGCCGCATCCAAAAAATGAG TTTGGCTGACAATCTAATTAGCAATAAAGGTGCCAAAGCATTGAGTCGGGCTCTCCTGGTTAATCGCACACTGACTTCACTCAA CCTCCGGAACAACAACATTGGGTCAAAGGGAGCAAAACTCATTGCAGAAGCTCTGAAAATGAACCAAACCCTGATCTCAATCAA CTTCCAGAACAATACTATCGAGGAGGAAGGCGCTCAGGCTCTTGCGGAGGTACTCCAGTGCAACCGCAAACTGGTGTCTCTGAA CATACGGAAGAATAAGATTGGAGCAGACGGAGCGGAAAAGATTGCAAAAGCACTGTGGACGAACCGAACTCTCACAAAGCTGGT TCTTTGCAGTAACCAGGTCGGGGACAAAGGAACAACGGCACTGGCAGAGGCTCTAACTCACAACCACACCCTGCTCTCACTACA GCTTCAGAGTAACTCCATCAGCAACAAAGGAATGACGGCCCTTACAAAAGCACTGAGGCTGAACCGTGGCCTCATGTCTTTAAA TCTTAAGGAGAACTCTATTGGGGTGGAGGGAGCAAAGAACATGGCCCAGGCTCTCCATGAGAACAGCACTCTGAAGGATCTTGA tcTCACAGCCAACCTGCTACATGATGAAGGGGTACAAGCAATAGCCGGATCAATCAAGCTCAATCAAAGTCTTGTGTCTTTGCA CCTTCAGTGGAATTTCATCAAGTCCATGGCGACCAAAGCTCTGGCCCATGCCCTTCTGTTCAACAACACAATCACACTGTTGGA TCTCCAAGAAAATGCTATTGGGGATGAAGGAGTCATCTCTCTGGCAGAAGCCCTGAAAACCAACACATCGCTTTGTACATTATG TCTTCAGGGAGTCTCAGCAGGCACAAATGGTGTGATTGCAATGGCAGGAGCGCTCACAGTCAACAAGTTTCTGCAAATATTAGA CTTACGTGGGAA CTATCGGAAAGGAAGAGCAAAAGCCTTGGCCAATGCCTTAAAAatcaacagaaacctgaagTCCCTGAA CTTGCAGGAGAACTCTTTGGGTATGGATGGAGCCATTTTCATCGCAACAGCCatgaaggaaaacaatcatCTTCAATACATCAA TTTGCAGGGAAATAGCATTGGAAAATCTGGAGCCAAGGTCATATCAGATGCAATAAGAGTCAGCGCTCCAGCCTGTGTGGTGGATATTTAG
- the LOC114481034 gene encoding uncharacterized protein LOC114481034, with product MVGDILACVAFLCLVFDVSGDHCLIISEINADNPRLDTTEFVELYHTSGQRASLDGYTLVFYNGNGNIAYKVLDLKGHSTDDRGFFLVGSVDMLPKPAILLPPNTVQNGPDAIVLYHTSAARYSEKMNVTAVGMVDAVVYMTRRTGGAEFLAEILTPGEQAFIEDQTTLEGDESIERCLLSEDRWGFQVSSPSPGQRNNCTPPAAAASIPYITELKLGGGQVEGFVELTEASAAGPLVLVVWDGKTDSVSISVDIDVESSRNGLITMNLEKKYMKGDSSGAVAIYSGRAADFPVGSPLSTLQPLDAFVFAGPGNKPSANLTETLIPGRQPYQLSNSLREGGFLLSRCGVATWARDPGIFWEAPQTPGLPNQCPWPRICPHSIFIPGGTDSPHHLPPWGNIDFLINEINTDSPGAAEDGEYIELWHPSGRRVSLQGIWILFFSTRNNKPYREISLSGHFTTSRGYFLLGSDRLVPAPSLRLPPNTIQNGPDAVALYRSPFGPPSASRRGIPTKGLLDAVVYRQRGSDKEAQELSKALTPGQLPLLEDPDVLPGDEALSRCRGLYPHDLSAFSVAPPTPLRENICPRPPPPPEGVVISEVASSYWTNHSRQRAFVELRGHPMTDLQGLVLSVFDQEQPGTVIALPLTGFIDSDGFYIVENVTGADQTFPEGSTVPARGAVVLCYDLFSVCRAGTALTNSSLRDVLVFSNNPQLLSSLSTTRGRQVMPALRSVESGPVSLSRCSCCEVRSSSSWTSSSPTPHSTNLCPSSTFESQINLCLGPLSTDWLEQSEDCNSLIHGRRVAEVADYLEQRCHCGISALYLQGANFSCVSGWLRVWGNIQALSDHQKALIIQTSHMNPSSPQGDACSPTADRYTSSASSLGLQIGLIVAVLVLLGLGVALFTYFYRRRRPLDYYTMELSEHAEGLSDL from the exons ATGGTGGGGGACATCTTGGCCTGCGTTGCTTTTCTCTGCCTGGTTTTTGACGTTAGTGGCGACCACTGCCTCATCATCAGCGAGATCAACGCTGACAATCCCAGACTGGACACCACAGAGTTCGTTGAGCTGTATCACACGAGCGGGCAGCGAGCGTCCCTGGACGGCTACACGCTTGTGTTTTATAATGGGAACGGAAACATTGCCTACAAGGTGCTGGACCTTAAAGGCCACAGCACAGACGACAGAGGGTTCTTCCTGGTGGGCTCTGTAGACATGCTACCCAAACCAGCCATCCTCCTGCCTCCAAACACAGTCCAGAACGGACCAGACGCCATCGTCCTCTATCACACCTCCGCCGCCCGTTACAGTGAAAAAATGAACGTGACGGCTGTGGGGATGGTGGACGCCGTCGTCTATATGACTCGACGCACCGGAGGCGCTGAATTCCTTGCTGAAATACTGACGCCCGGGGAACAAGCGTTTATTGAGGATCAAACAACGCTGGAGGGGGATGAATCCATCGAGAGGTGTTTGCTGTCTGAGGATCGGTGGGGCTTTCAGGTGTCCTCACCCTCCCCAGGTCAGCGAAACAACTGCACCCCACCTGCTGCTGCAGCTAGCATTCCGTACATCACTGAACTGAAGCTGGGCGGAGGGCAGGTGGAAGGCTTTGTAGAGCTCACAGAGGCTTCGGCTGCAGGTCCCCTGGTTCTGGTGGTCTGGGATGGCAAGACGGACAGTGTCAGCATCAGTGTGGATATAGACGTGGAAAGCTCCAGGAATGGATTGATCACGATGAATCTAGAAAAGAAATACATGAAAG gaGACTCATCTGGAGCTGTTGCCATTTACAGCGGCAGAGCTGCAGATTTCCCTGTGGGGAGTCCACTCAGCACTTTACAGCCTCTAGATGCATTTGTGTTTGCTGGACCTGGAAACAAGCCGAGTGCTAATCTCACAGAGACTCTCATCCCCGGCAGGCAGCCGTACCAGCTTAGCAACAG TTTGAGGGAGGGAGGTTTTCTGCTGAGTCGCTGTGGTGTGGCCACGTGGGCCAGAGATCCTGGCATTTTCTGGGAGGCTCCACAAACTCCTGGACTGCCCAACCAGTGCCCATGGCCGAGGATCTGCCCTCACTCTATCT TTATCCCAGGGGGCACAGATTCACCACACCACCTCCCACCCTGGGGAAACATTGACTTCTTGATTAATGAGATCAACACTGATTCTCCCGGTGCAGCAGAAGACGGAGAGTACATCGAGCTGTGGCATCCGTCGGGTCGCAGGGTGTCCTTGCAGGGCATCTGGATTCTGTTTTTCAGCACACGCAACAACAAACCCTACAGGGAGATCAGCCTGAGCGGACACTTTACGACCTCCAGAGGTTATTTCCTGTTGGGTAGTGACAGGTTGGTACCAGCGCCGTCACTGCGTCTGCCTCCCAACACCATTCAGAACGGACCGGATGCAGTGGCACTCTACCGCAGCCCTTTTGGCCCACCGTCGGCCTCTCGCAGGGGGATCCCCACTAAGGGTTTACTGGATGCAGTGGTGTACCGACAAAGAGGGTCTGATAAGGAGGCGCAGGAGCTGAGCAAAGCTCTGACACCAGGACAGCTGCCTCTGTTGGAAGATCCAGATGTTCTGCCTGGTGATGAGGCTCTCAGTCGCTGCCGTGGCCTCTACCCCCACGACCTGTCTGCATTTTCA GTGGCTCCACCGACCCCTTTGAGGGAAAACATCTGCCCTCGTCCTCCTCCACCCCCAGAAGGTGTGGTCATCAGTGAGGTGGCCAGTAGTTATTGGACCAATCACAGCAGGCAGAGGGCCTTCGTGGAGCTGCGTGGTCATCCTATGACAGACCTGCAGGGCCTGGTTCTCTCTGTGTTTGACCAGGAACAGCCAGGGACCGTCATTGCTCTTCCTTTGACTGGATTCATCGACTCGGATGGTTTTTATATCGTTGAAAATGTCACAGGAGCAG ATCAGACCTTCCCGGAGGGCTCCACTGTGCCTGCGCGTGGAGCAGTGGTCCTGTGCTACGACCTGTTCAGTGTCTGCAGGGCTGGCACGGCTCTCACCAACTCCAGCCTCAGAGATGTGCTTGTTTTTAGCAATAACCCACAGCTGCTTTCCTCTCTGTCCACCACCAGGGGGAGACAAGTGATGCCAGCTCTCAG GTCAGTGGAAAGTGGTCCGGTCTCCCTCAGCCGGTGTTCCTGCTGTGAGGTGAGGAGTTCTTCGTCCTGGACCAGCTCCTCGCCTACTCCACACAGCACCAACCTTTGTCCAagctccacctttgaaagtcaGATCAATCTTTGCCTCGGCCCGCTGTCCACAGACTGGCTGGAGCAGTCAGAAG ACTGCAACAGCCTTATCCATGGGAGGAGGGTGGCTGAGGTGGCCGACTATTTGGAGCAGAGGTGTCACTGTGGTATTTCTGCTTTGTATCTCCAGG GGGCCAATTTCTCTTGTGTGTCTGGGTGGCTCCGAGTCTGGGGAAACATCCAGGCACTCTCTGACCATCAGAAGGCTCTCATCATTCAGACGTCTCACATGAACCCTTCGTCCCCTCAGGGTGACGCCTGCTCTCCAACGGCCGATCGTTACACCAGCTCAG CGTCATCCCTGGGGTTGCAGATTGGCCTGATAGTAGCAGTGCTTGTTCTCCTGGGGCTGGGAGTTGCTCTCTTTACTTATTTCTACAGGAGGAG GCGCCCCCTGGACTATTACACAATGGAGTTGAGTGAGCACGCAGAGGGCCTCTCAGATCTATAA